A genomic segment from Juglans regia cultivar Chandler chromosome 14, Walnut 2.0, whole genome shotgun sequence encodes:
- the LOC109003260 gene encoding uncharacterized protein LOC109003260 produces MNYFYEGLTPRERQFVKMMRNSEFLQKDPDEAIEYLNELAEKLTLGLDLVLLRAQIGHDLQETQMVVEENNEIKSQVSKFMSSLSVNKRGNFPSQAQSIPQGQHMAQGNLKEVNAIMTRCGKSSHIPTTNKLENVEEEQSKDSAELLKEAEVIKNPVKVPFPQVLKSGMRTLDSSNEILENLRQVKINLHLLHVIKQVPTYTKVLKNLYTVKRKHHVKKTAFLTEQVSALIEQRIPPKYKDPGCPTIAYNIGNHEFGQALLDLGASVNLMPYSIYLQLGLGEIKSTSVVLQLANRSVKKPRGIVEDEWADETIFWKHDHGGQHISHQ; encoded by the exons ATGAACTATTTTTATGAGGGACTTACACCAAGAGAGCGCCAATTTGTGAAGATGATGCGTAATAGTGAGTTTTTACAGAAAGATCCCGATGAGGCCATAGAATACCTCAATGAGCTTGCTGAAAAGCTCACACTTGGACTGGACCTAGTGTTACTAAGGGCACAAATAGGTCATGACTTGCAGGAAACCcaaatg GTTGTTGAAGAAAACAATGAGATAAAGAGCCAAGTATCCAAGTTTATGAGCTCCTTGAGTGTGAATAAGCGTGGCAATTTCCCTTCTCAAGCTCAATCCATTCCCCAAGGTCAACATATGGCTCAAGGAAATTTGAAGGAGGTCAATGCCATTATGACACGATGTGGTAAGTCTTCACACATTCCAACGACTAATAAGCTAGAGAATGTTGAAGAGGAACAAAGTAAGGATAGTGCCGAGTTGCTGAAGGAAGCCGAGGTAATTAAGAACCCAGTTAAGGTACCATTTCCTCAAGTTTTAAAATCTGGTATGCGAACTTTGGATTCTAGCAATGAAATCTTGGAGAACCTCAGGCAAGTAAAGATCAATCTTCAtcttttgcatgttattaaacaagttcctaCTTATACAAAAGTTCTCAAAAATTTGTATACAGTTAAGAGGAAACATCATGTTAAGAAAACAGCATTTCTAAcagagcaagttagtgctctaattgagcaGCGAATTCCTCCTAAATACAAGGATCCTGGTTGTCCCACCATTGCATATAATATTgggaatcatgagtttgggcaagccttgctagatttaggagctagtgTAAATTTGATGCCTTACTCTATTTATTTGCAGCTTGGTTTGGGTGAAATTAAGTCTACTTCTGTTGTGCTTCAACTGGCTAACCGTTCAGTTAAGAAACCAAGAGGgatagttgaggat GAATGGGCTGATGAAACTATCTTTTGGAAACATGACCATGGCGGTCAACATATTTCACATCAGTAA
- the LOC109003377 gene encoding uncharacterized protein LOC109003377, translating to MAACTRWKVFFPVLILCVSLLGMAVSVSGDAALIEDVCSKTTRPDHCKACYKLNSKSSQENVKDLGRLSIGCVFLELGIFRSTLGSLLKNTNNMAPEFLNACTSCSTMLVSVDKRIKDALEAWQQARYETSTMHMWYAVSIINDCRRGVRMMAGLTKSLSDQIIALDGFGQASYGVLDQIH from the coding sequence ATGGCGGCCTGCACAAGGTGGAAAGTTTTCTTTCCAGTACTAATTTTGTGCGTCTCCCTGCTGGGTATGGCTGTGTCTGTGAGTGGAGATGCAGCACTAATAGAAGATGTGTGCAGCAAAACTACAAGGCCTGACCATTGCAAAGCGTGCTATAAATTAAACAGCAAAAGCTCACAAGAGAATGTGAAAGACCTTGGACGCCTATCCATTGGGTGTGTTTTCTTAGAGTTAGGAATATTCCGATCCACTTTAGGTTCACTTTTGAAGAATACCAACAACATGGCGCCGGAGTTTCTGAACGCATGCACTAGTTGCTCTACCATGCTGGTGTCTGTGGATAAAAGAATCAAGGACGCACTTGAGGCATGGCAGCAGGCACGTTATGAGACCTCTACCATGCATATGTGGTATGCTGTCAGCATTATCAATGATTGTCGCCGTGGAgtgaggatgatggccggtctCACCAAGTCTCTGTCAGACCAGATTATTGCACTGGACGGTTTCGGTCAGGCCTCCTATGGAGTCCTGGATCAAATTCACTGA